In the genome of Neodiprion pinetum isolate iyNeoPine1 chromosome 2, iyNeoPine1.2, whole genome shotgun sequence, one region contains:
- the Ziz gene encoding dedicator of cytokinesis protein 9 isoform X7 produces the protein MNPQLIRYSRETDTSIALSRRENRRRLFCIYPHIPHAKSPTGSSPDTTVDPYKEQFGQRLLIKCESLKFRLQAPIDEKDSLCQVEPYQTTLCLFDVRNGRKLTENFHFDINNEVVRNISKELSPVGIMTEKEEDVPLPEEIKSLPKEWLMYPKQAIFSVSNPHPDIFLVVRIDKILQGGICQTSEPYIRATKDPRLGLKLHKQVKAACQRLGNYTMPFAWAARPLFRLYSNELDTASDFPAIYRQEGNKIKDDELLKLLSEYRKPEKLSKLTIIPGWLKLKIEPITEIPENTLTTSFVPLKPFPIPPTSEPTLEIAEFEGSSEREVHPYITYINHLYVYPQTLSFDTQKIFTRARNIACIVELRDNDSENAEPIRCIYGKPGLSILRLKASCSVLHHNAVPSWYEEIKMRLPTKLSSKHHLLFSFYHISCDMNKKKENGVENCVGYSWAPLLHKGRLNVDVQVLPVATHLPAGYLSIQPLGLGKGVRNAGPDITWIDSQRPIFTVGFQLISTVFARDQHLHNLFSHAERILDTKPSAMPSESETCKILKAAHAIQIVTAITFLPTILNQLFTLLIFTTNEDVSLYIIRVLIHIINMVHEAERKETLQAYVTFVFVSPSKETGITTVHEELGKHLPTLLQPSNTDFLVVNKFMHHSSFFFDIMIKSMAQHLLTTGRIKMHRNERFSKEYHKNIENLLDVIMPYLMKRYKEMPVETQELNKSLAHFLKKCLTFMDRGFVFRLINSYMDNFAPGDPRALHDFKFMFLQIICSHEHYVSFNLPMMQSRITSRDTETEPDSDELMNEYCLSENFCKHHFLVGLLLQEVKTSLNEIVQIRKVAVATLRDLMAKHELDDRYQNKGQLSRIASIYIPWLGIVLENLHRLELVHDSTSKSEGKQNTSIRISSSSSFLLNRDTNSNNTTGTSTPRSMHRFTLNLDTQSPIRVSMHLRDSTYFAAIAGQGLVNGNSCTSIESDASTMSGASQSNISQETAIIREPTENGTHEHKGHSRSLSVTQTSSRCDKLQSAEVKDLLLCFLFVVKHLGDHQIIAWWQQCSDIELLSFFTVIEMSLYQFKYVGKRQIASNSTSAGGKPRTVKAMTLPARMAPPDFSSETSGTGTLQTHNTVARENLAENESGKLHQALLEANMATEVGLIALDCLGLYCIHFKDALVTGDGYNPVMRKIFDIYLSFLQVGQSETLLRHVFAGFRAFLNNYSVTLFQGNAVLCGRLCYELLRCCNSKLSSIRQESCALLYLLMRSNFEFTSRKGLTRVHLQVIISVSQMLGNVIGLNNSRFQESLSLINSYASSDKAMKGTGFPVEVKDLTKRIRTVLMATAQMREHNNDPEMLVDLQHSLANSYASTPELRHTWLETMARNHARVENFSEAACCQLHIAALMAEYLKLKKIHTWGAEAFDKISVNISRDERGLKLDAGEICVQDIHYNEYLLLEQLEACTETLEKAERFELLGQLYRLIIPMYESKRNYQALSNCYTHLAQACNKVVEVTKSGKRLLGRFYRVAFFGSAYFEDESGQEYIYKEPKVTSLSEISERLNRLYSEKFGHDVVKMIMDSVPVNNSELDPKMAYIQVTHVIPYFEKLELEIRVTEFEQNHDVCCFMFETPFTREGKPRGNPEDQWKRRTILTTQYSFPYVKKRIAVCQKRVVELSPIEVALDEMRQRVAELEDVALIAPADAKKLQLRLQGSVCVTVNAGPLAYASAFLDPALSPQYPDDKVEDLKDVFREFVKICYTALQINSKLITSDQHEYQEVLRENYQKLCQNLSSLLGESVWPDEQVGSFKRNSAALFSAISGANNHTSTA, from the exons ATGAACCCTCAGTTAATAAGATATTCCAGAGAAACCGACACAAGTATAGCATTATCGAGGCGTGAGAATAGACGTAGATTATTTTGTATATATCCCCACATACCGCATGCTAAAAGCCCAACAGGCAGTTCTCCTGACACTACTGTAGATCCTTATAAGGAGCAATTTGGACAAAGActtttaataaaatgtgagAGCTTGAAGTTTAGATTGCAAGCTCCGATAGATGAAAAGGATTCTCTGTGCCAGGTCGAGCCTTATCAAACTACATTATGTTTGTTTGATGTAAGAAATGGCAGGAAATTGACAGAAAACTTTCACTTCGATATCAACAACGAAGTAGttagaaatatttccaaaGAATTGAGCCCAGTAGGAATCATGACTGAAAAGGAAGAGGATGTTCCATTGCCAGAAGAAATCAAAAGCCTACCAAAAGAATGGCTTATGTATCCCAAACAA GCGATCTTTAGCGTCAGCAATCCACATCCTGACATATTTCTCGTTGTAAGAATAGACAAAATATTACAAGGTGGTATTTGTCAAACATCTGAACCTTATATTAGAGCCACGAAAGATCCTAGACTTGGTCTGAAACTCCATAAACAAGTTAAAGCCGCATGTCAAAG GCTCGGAAATTACACAATGCCTTTTGCTTGGGCGGCAAGGCCTTTGTTCAGATTATACAGCAATGAATTGGACACTGCCTCAGACTTCCCAGCAATATACAGACAggaaggaaataaaatcaaagatGATGAATTATTAAAGCTTTTATCGGAATATAGGAA ACCAGAGAAGCTCAGTAAGCTCACAATTATACCAGGATGGTTGAAACTAAAAATAGAACCAATCACAGAAATTCCAGAAA ATACGTTAACGACTTCTTTTGTACCATTGAAGCCATTTCCTATACCTCCTACATCAGAGCCGACTTTGGAAATTGCCGAATTTGAAGGATCATCGGAAAGAGAAGTTCATCCTTACATCACTTACATAAATCATCTATATGTTTATCCCCAAACTCTTTCTTTTGACACTCAGAAGATTTTTACGAGAGCAAGAAACATAGCTTGTATTGTTGAGCTTAGAGACAATGACAGCGAAAATGCTGAGCCCATAAga TGTATTTACGGGAAACCTGGCTTGTCGATTTTGCGTCTTAAAGCATCTTGCTCAGTTCTACATCATAACGCAGTCCCTTCATGgtacgaagaaataaaaatgaggtTACCGACAAAATTGTCTTCAAAGCATCATCTTCTGTTCTCCTTCTATCATATCAGCTGTGatatgaataagaaaaaagagaacggGGTTGAAAATTGCGTTGGGTACTCGTGGGCTCCATTGCTGCATAAGGGCCG GCTAAACGTGGATGTTCAAGTGTTACCCGTAGCTACGCATTTACCAGCCGGTTACCTGTCCATCCAACCCCTAGGCCTAGGGAAAGGGGTAAGA AATGCTGGACCTGATATAACTTGGATTGATTCACAACGTCCAATATTCACAGTTGGCTTTCAACTTATCTCGACAGTATTTGCCAGAGATCAACATCTACATAATCTATTCAGCCATGCTGAGCGAATATTAGATACCAAGCCATCTGCTATGCCATCCGAATCAGAAACGTGCAAAATATTAAAAGCTGCTCATGCTATTCAAATAGTCACAGCTATCACGTTTCTACCAACGATATTGAACCAACTTTTTACATTGCTGATATTTACAACTAATGAAGATGTAAGCTTATACATCATCAGGGTATTGATACATATCATTAATATGGTGCATGAGGCGGAACGGAAAGAAACACTGCAAGCTTATGTTACG tttGTATTCGTGTCTCCATCCAAAGAAACTGGAATTACAACCGTACATGAAGAGCTTGGGAAACATCTTCCGACGCTGTTACAACCGAGTAATACTGACTTTTTAGTAGTCAATAAGTTTATGCATCACTCcagttttttctttgatattaTGATCAAAAGTATGGCACAGCATTTGCTAACAACTGGCAGAATTAAG ATGCACAGAAATGAAAGGTTTTCCAAAGAATATCACAAGAACATAGAAAATCTTTTAGATGTAATTATGCCATATCTTATGAAGAGATACAAGGAAATGCCAGTTGAAACCCAGGAGCTGAACAAAAGCCTCGCACATTTTTTAAAG AAATGCTTGACATTCATGGATCGAGGCTTTGTATTTCGGTTAATCAATTCATATATGGACAATTTTGCACCTGGCGATCCCCGTGCTTtacatgattttaaattcATGTTCTTACAAATCATTTGCTCCCACGAACATTATGTCTCCTTTAATTTGCCGATGATGCAGTCAAGAATAACTAGCAGAG ATACAGAGACAGAGCCTGATAGTGATG AGTTAATGAATGAGTATTGCCTGTCTGAGAACTTTTGCAAGCACCATTTCCTGGTTGGTTTACTTTTACAAGAAGTGAAAACATCGTTGAAtgaaattgtacaaattaGAAAAGTTGCAGTTGCAACATTGAGAGATTTGATGGCCAAACATGAACTGGATGATCGGTATCAAAATAAA GGGCAATTGAGTCGAATAGCATCAATATATATACCTTGGCTAGGTATAGTGCTGGAAAATTTGCACAGACTAGAATTGGTACATGATAGTACATCTAAGAGTGAAGGAAAGCAAAACACGTCAATCAGAATATCAAGTAGTAGTTCTTTTCTGCTAAACAGAGATACCAACAGTAACAATACAACTGGTACTAGTACACCAAGGTCAATGCATAG ATTCACTTTGAATTTGGATACCCAATCGCCAATCAGAGTCTCCATGCATCTTCGGGACTCCACATACTTTGCGGCGATTGCTGGACAGGGTTTAGTCAATGGAAATTCCTGCACAAGCATAGAATCCGATGCATCTACAATGTCCGGAGCATCTCAATCGAACATTTCTCAGGAAACTGCTATAATTCGAGAACCCACAGAAAATGGTACTCATGAACACAAAGGTCATTCACGATCGTTAAGCGTCACCCAGACCTCATCTAGATGTGACAAACTTCAATCAGCCGAAGTCAAAGATCTACTCCTCTGCTTTCTATTCGTTGTCAAGCATTTAGGCGATCACCAGATTATAGCTTGGTGGCAGCAGTGCAGTGACATTGAATTACTTAGCTTTTTCACAGTCATTGA AATGAGCCTCTACCAGTTTAAATATGTGGGAAAGCGACAGATAGCAAGTAACTCGACTAGCGCTGGTGGGAAACCACGTACTGTCAAGGCTATGACTCTACCTGCCAGGATGGCACCACCAGATTTCTCATCTGAAACTTCTGGGACTGGTACGCTGCAGACGCATAATACAGTCGCTCGAGAAAATTTAGCTGAAAATGAGAGTGGAAAGTTACATCAAGCGTTATTAGAAGCTAATATGGCAACCGAAGTTGGCCTCATAGCACTCGATTGCTTGGGATTATACTGTATTCATTTCAAg GATGCTCTTGTCACTGGAGATGGGTATAATCCAGTAATGCGGAAAATATTTgacatttatttatcttttctaCAAGTAGGACAGTCTGAGACTCTGTTAAGACATGTTTTTGCCGGATTTAGAGCCTTTTTGAACAACTACTCCGTCACTTTATTTCAag GTAATGCTGTTTTGTGTGGACGTCTGTGTTACGAATTGCTCCGATGCTGTAACAGTAAACTAAGTTCAATCAGGCAAGAATCGTGTGCTTTATTATATTTGCTTATGCGGAGCAATTTTGAGTTCACCAGCAGGAAAGGATTAACCAGGGTACATCTGCAG GTGATTATATCTGTATCGCAGATGCTAGGAAATGTGATCGGTCTAAACAATTCAAGATTTCAAGAATCACTGTCCCTTATCAATAGCTATGCATCTTCTGATAAAGCTATGAAAGGAACTGGATTTCCAGTCGAGGTTAAAGATTTAACTAAAAGAATCAGAACTGTATTAATGGCTACGGCACAGATGCGGGAACACAACAATGATCCAGAGATGCTAGTAGACTTACAGCATAGCTTGGCTAATTCGTATGCCAGTACACCAGAGTTGAGACATACTTGGCTTGAAACTATGGCTCGAAATCACGCAagggtggaaaatttttctgag GCTGCGTGTTGTCAGTTGCATATAGCAGCATTAATGGCAGAGTAtctaaagttgaaaaaaatccataCGTGGGGTGCAGAAGCATTTGACAAGATCTCTGTGAACATTTCACGAGATGAACGTGGGCTTAAGCTTGATGCTGGTGAGATTT GTGTGCAGGATATTCATTATAATGAATACCTTCTTCTGGAACAGCTCGAGGCATGTACAGAAACGTTAGAGAAGGCTGAGAGATTTGAATTGCTGGGCCAATTATATCGGCTAATCATTCCTATGTATGAGAGCAAAAGAAACTACCAGGCCTTGTCCAATTGTTATACACACCTAGCTCAAGCATGTAATAAAGTTGTTGAGGTCACTAAAAGTGGCAAAAGGCTACTGGGAAGGTTTTATCGAGTCGCCTTTTTTGGTTCG gCATATTTTGAGGATGAAAGTGGTCAGGAATACATATACAAAGAGCCGAAAGTAACATCTTTATCTGAAATATCTGAGCGTTTGAATAGACTTTATTCAGAGAAGTTTGGTCATGATGTTGTGAAAATGATAATGGATTCTGTGCCTGTTAATAACAGCGAATTAGATCCGAAAATGGCATACATACAAGTTACCCATGTCATTCcctatttcgaaaaattggaacTTGAGATTCGAGTTACTGAATTTGAGCAGAACCATGATGTGTGCTGTTTTATGTTTGAAACACCTTTTACAAGAGAAGGAAAACCTAGGGGTAATCCTGAGGATCAGTGGAAGCGTCGGACGATTCTTACAA CACAATATTCTTTTCCTTATGTGAAAAAACGTATCGCAGTTTGTCAGAAACGAGTTGTGGAACTTAGTCCAATTGAAGTTGCTCTTGATGAAATGCGACAAAGAGTTGCAGAACTAGAAGATGTTGCTCTGATTGCTCCAGCAGATGCCAAGAAACTTCAACTGCGGCTTCAGGGTAGTGTATGTGTGACGGTTAACGCAGGGCCGTTAGCTTATGCCTCAGCATTTCTAGATCCGGCTCTTTCGCCTCAATACCCCGATGATAAAGTTGAAGATTTAAAAGACGTCTTCAG GGAATTCGTTAAGATCTGTTATACAGCTCTACAGATAAACAGCAAATTAATAACTTCGGATCAGCATGAATATCAAGAAGTTTTGCGTGAGAATTACCAAAAATTATGTCAGAATTTGTCCTCACTGTTAGGTGAATCTGTCTGGCCTGATGAACAGGTTGGAAGTTTTAAGCGGAATAGTGCTGCTCTTTTTAGTGCTATTAGCGGTGCTAATAACCACACGAGTACCGCTTAA